From Pseudomonas poae, the proteins below share one genomic window:
- a CDS encoding amino acid dehydrogenase has translation MFALMHSTRLESLHLSIDPVTGLKAVIAIHSGRLGPALGGCRYLSYPDDESAVADAARLAQGMSYKAALAGLPVGGATAVILRPAHVENRAALFEAFGRCIEQLDGRYITATDSGTSVADMDCIAQHTRFVTSTTAAGDPSPHAAMGVFAGIRTTAMARLGSDNLEGLRVAVQGLGNVGYALAEQLHAAGAELLVSDIDHGKVQLAMEQLGAHPIANDALLSTPCDILAPCGVGSVFNRQSVGQLRCAAVAGSASAQLTNLQVADQLEGRGILYAPDYVINSGGLIYVALKHGGAELPTITAHLSNIGTRLTEIFAHAQAEKRSPARVADELAERLLYK, from the coding sequence ATGTTTGCTCTCATGCACAGCACCCGCCTTGAATCGCTGCACCTGAGCATCGACCCGGTGACGGGGTTGAAGGCGGTCATAGCCATCCACAGCGGCCGCCTTGGTCCCGCCTTGGGCGGCTGTCGTTACCTCTCATACCCCGACGACGAAAGTGCCGTGGCGGATGCCGCGCGCCTGGCCCAGGGCATGAGCTACAAGGCGGCGCTGGCCGGCTTGCCGGTGGGCGGCGCTACGGCGGTGATCCTGCGCCCCGCCCATGTGGAAAACCGGGCGGCGCTGTTTGAAGCGTTCGGCCGTTGCATCGAGCAACTGGACGGGCGCTACATTACCGCCACCGACAGCGGCACTTCGGTGGCCGACATGGACTGCATCGCCCAACACACCCGCTTCGTCACCAGCACCACCGCCGCGGGCGACCCCTCGCCCCACGCCGCCATGGGGGTATTTGCCGGCATCCGCACCACTGCCATGGCCCGCCTGGGCAGCGACAACCTCGAAGGCTTGCGCGTGGCGGTTCAGGGCCTGGGCAACGTCGGTTATGCCCTGGCCGAACAACTGCACGCGGCCGGTGCCGAATTGCTGGTGAGCGATATCGACCACGGCAAGGTGCAACTGGCCATGGAGCAACTCGGCGCCCACCCCATCGCCAACGACGCCTTGCTCAGCACCCCGTGCGACATCCTTGCACCGTGCGGCGTCGGCTCAGTGTTCAATCGCCAGAGCGTCGGCCAACTGCGCTGCGCCGCCGTCGCCGGTTCCGCCAGTGCGCAATTGACCAACCTGCAAGTGGCCGACCAACTCGAAGGGCGTGGCATCCTTTATGCACCGGACTACGTAATCAACTCTGGTGGCCTGATCTACGTCGCCCTTAAGCACGGCGGCGCCGAGCTGCCGACCATCACCGCGCACCTGTCGAACATCGGCACGCGCCTGACTGAAATCTTCGCCCACGCCCAAGCCGAAAAACGCTCCCCCGCACGGGTTGCGGATGAACTGGCCGAGCGCCTGCTCTACAAATAG